In the genome of Lathyrus oleraceus cultivar Zhongwan6 chromosome 4, CAAS_Psat_ZW6_1.0, whole genome shotgun sequence, the window CACCTCTCTCTCAGAAAAACTTTTCTATCATCCTTTCAAATCTTGCTTCCGAACTTCTCCAAACCTCCAACAATGGTGCTCGAGGTAACCGCTCCAATTCCCCTTTCTCCAATTTTCGAAGATTCACCGTGACACTAAAATCCCCTCACTTCCCTCTTTTTCATTCGAACAATTAGGTTTTTCGTTTCTCGCTATTACTCTACACTTTTTATTGCAGTATTCTTATTGTTATTCTCTGGTTTTAATAGGCGACGATGATCTGTATTGACAACTCTGAATGGATGCGTAACGGTGATTACTCTCCTTCTCGATTTCAAGCCCAATCAGACGCTGTAAGTCTCATTTGCGGTGCTAAAACTCAGGTGAGTCAAATCGTTGCTTAGTTAATACATTTGTATTATATGTGATTCCGATTCTATTTAATCTTTTTTGGGGAAAGTTTTATGTTGTATTTCAGAGTTGGTTTTTAGGTTTAATTTGAGGTTTAGGTAATTGCGTGTGTGTTCATTTGTTTTCTTGTTTAATTAATTTCAGTCTAATCCTGAAAATACTGTTGGAGTTCTCACTATGGCGGGGAAAGGCGTTCGGGTTTTGGCTACCCCTACTAGTGATTTGGGCAAAATCTTAGCTTGTATGCATGGTATGCTTTTTTTCCCTTTGAATCTTTGTTACTCCATGTGATAATTGTTCTCTTCTATATTaatgtttatgttttattattcATTAGTACACAGTTGTCTCTGTAAATTCTAAGTGAATTGAATTTTTAGGCTGTGGAAGTTTGTTTGATGTCTGTTTGGATTGACTTACTTGAGCTTGTCTATTGACATTATTAACATTTTGTGAGTCTGTTAGAGATGTCTTAGGAAAATAACTCAGGACATGTTCTATAACTGTTTTAAGCTTATTTCATTAGCTCTTCAGGATAGCTTATATCTTTTATGAAAACAATTTGATTTGATAATTTTGCTATAGGAGTGGCTTTTACATAAGCACTTATGCTATAATTGCTTAATTAAGTTGTTTATCCAAATAAGGCAatagtttctttttcttttgggTTTTTATCATTCTAGATATATATATGTATCTATATGTATGGCCCATGCCAAACTTCCATATGGAGGGTTATTAGTAAGATTAAACTTTCATGCGACTCATTTTTGTTAATATTGAGCAAGTGCGACAAGTTAATGTTGTATTGGATTCGTCTTTTGATGAAAGAATTTATTCATTTTTCTTCCTTAGGTCTAGAAATAGGTGGTGAGATGAACCTAGCCGCTGGCATTCAGGTGGCACAGTTGGCTCTTAAGCATAGGCAGAATAAGAAGCAGCAGCAAAGGATTATTGTCTTTTCTGGAAGGTATGAACAACTGTTCCTTCTTAGTTGTTTgaagtttattttattttatttgttgcCGATTTTCTTCCCATTGTCTAATTTAATGCTTTATTAGTCCTGTCAAGTACGAGAAGAAAATGTTGGAAATGATTGGGAGAAAGTTGAAAAAGAATAGTGTTGCACTTGACATTGTCAACTTTGGTGAAGATGACGAGGGGAAGACAGAGAAGCTTGAAGCACTCCTTGCAGCGGTAAACAATAATGATAGTAGCCACATGGTTCATGTTCCACCTGGTCCAAATGCTCTTTCTGATGTACTTATAAGGTTTGCGAGTTCAATTTTGTCTGATTTTTTTTCCTCTTCTTTTGTACTCAGCATTCCCATTTAAATGAGGAATTCCAGTTCGGTAAAAATTTGAGTATTAGAGAAGTTATTTATTTAATATCTCTGCTGTTTCTACTCAGCTCTGCCTTCTTCTCTTTACTCCTATAGGAGAGCTTTGGACTTCTGTGTTTTTGGAAAAACTCTTTTCTCCATTCTTAACTCAATCCCCAAGTAGCCATAAATGCTTCTTTGATAAACACATTAGGATTTCCAAAATTCCTTTTAATGTCAAATCTTTCATTTGATCAATCTGGTTAACACTAATGACATGCTTCAAACTGTGTGCGTGTCTCTAACTTGCAAATACATTGGGAGCCTGGTCGTGTTAGTTTTTTCCCCTCTTCTATCCTTGTTTTCTCACTTTCATAGTTGTTTCTTGAAGAGACCTTATCCTTGCTCCTAAAATATATTTCCTTCTCTATAATCTGATAAGTTTTCATTTTATCTATGAGAAGCTTCTAAAATAGTTATCTAACTTGTGTTGTGGCAGTACACCTATATTTACTGGTGATGGAGAAGGTGGAAGTGGTTTTGCAGCTGCTGCAGCAGCAGCATCTGCAGGTGGTGTATCTGGATATGATTTTGGTGTTGATCCAAACTTGGACCCTGAATTGGCTCTTGCTCTAAGAGTTTCAATGGAAGAGGAGAGAGCTAGGCAGGAAGCAGCTGCGAAAAAGGCTGCAGAGGATGCTTCCAAACAGGAGAAAGGTGGTGAACAGCAAGCTGTTTCCCAGGATGCAACTATGACTGAGCAAACCAGTACCGCAGCTTCTGAAGTTGGGACTAAGACAGATGACATGATGGTTAGTGTAATTAGTTTTTTAATCCATTTTTGTTGCTTGTTTATTTGTCCTATGCTCTCTATATGGGGTCTAAGAACAATTTTCTAAGTATACGATAGAATCATTCTTACACTCACCACCATCATGACTCGGGCACTGATTATTCTCAGCACTTCTTCACATGGTTTAAaatatacagataaaatacttATTTCTGGAGGTTGACTGTTGTATTGTAACCGCTATATGTTACTTTTCTGATTGCAACTCAACATCGCAGGCAGTGAATGATGTCTTTTTCATGGGCTGAAATAAGACAGAGACCCATCTTGCATTTTTTAAAATCTACCTGCTTTGCTTTTGAATGAGTTATCTTGTTTTAATATTCAGTTTTATTATTTCCACACCGTATCATGTTATACTCATTTTTTGTGAACTGTCTGACACTTGTTCTGTCTGAACCGTCTTTCATGTGGAAACAGGATGATGAGAATGCTCTACTACAACAGGCCCTTGCAATGTCGATGGATGATCCTGCAGCTAGCCATGATGTAAAAGATGCAGATATGTCTGAAGCAGCTACAGATGACCCTGAGTTGGCTAGAGGTGAGCTTTTTTAAATGTTTTTTAATCATTAATCATCTAGACATGGGTGAAtattttcaagtcatttagtCTTGTCGTATGTGAGATGTGTTTTTCTTATTATGTTGCATGATGATTTCTCAGTCTGGAATTAAGAAAAAGTTGTATTGAGTTTGGTTCAACCAAGAGGGTAACAGTTTTTTTTCAGTTTTATTTGTTTCATGATCTGGATGGCATCGTTTCATTGAATAGGGTATGTTTTATATGAACTTATCTATATGGCTCAGCCAACTCATACTTTTTTGAGGGTTTGGCTTTGTTAAATCATGAATAATTTTACATTCTCTTCTGGGGGAAGTTGTCCTGAGGATGGAATTGGTTTGTATTTCTGTAGTTTTCAGGAAAGAGGTAGTTATTTTCACTGATTTCTTGTCTGTTGTTGCCCGTAGCTTTCCAATTGTCAGTATCAGACCCCCCCAACGACACAGTGGGTAGATTGTTGGCGGACCAGTCCTTTGTATCTTCTATCCTTGCATCGGTATGTCTGACAAATCTAATAAACTCAGTTTGTTCTTTGAATGCATTAGTGGCTGTGTTGTTAAATGGCGGCCGTCTCAGAATGGCATGGCAATTTTTTTTGAAAACCGCCATAGGTAATTTGTACAGAGTTACCCGCCATGACTCCCTCATAGGCTGCAATTATGTGTTTATATGGCAGATATCCCCCCTTCTGCCAACACTGATTAGTGGAATGATTTATGAGATGTTATATTATGTACTACCACACTAAGTAATAATTCTTTGTTTCCGCAGCTTCCAGGGGTTGACCCAAATGATCCATCTGTCAAAGATTTGCTGGCTTCCATGCAAAATCAGTCTGAGGTAAGTCTTTTATTGGAATATACTATTGAGTTTGAAAAGAATTTCGTAGAAAATCTTAATGTTGGCACAACTGAATTTGACTTCACCTGGATATATTTTGATCTCCAATTCAATCACATTTATGCCCCAGTACTTTACATTCTGGGCTACTATTTTGTGGTAATTTAGGTTTTGGTACATGTACATTATTACTGATATTATGTTTGTATTATCAATCAGTCTCAGAAGAAGAATGACGAGGAGCGACCAAATGAGGAGGATAAGAAGTGATCTAGAGTCATTTTGcagtttttttttaatttctgttcCTTTGACAGTCATATTGCTATTGGTAACATGTTGGAAGGTGGTTCTAGTCGGGGGCATTACTTCACTGGCACTGCAGTTATCAGTCTCCCTAGCTTATTGGAACAGATGTATGTCTCTTGATTAGGTTATAAAAGCCCGATGTCATGGGGCATTAAGCGAGGACATACATATACATTGTTTTATGGTGAAGAATATTCCATTGAAATGTTAGTCAATGTTATTATTATAGTAAATTTAAAAACTGAACATTTTCAACTGCTATTTTGTcggattttttttttaattttaaatttaattattGAAGTATGATCTTACAAAATTAATTTTAATCATCAAATAACACATTGTAATGATGAGTTTCCAACATCAATTTGGACAGTTTTTGAAAACAACAAAATGATACTAATACCATAATACAAAGCAACAATATCTACTTTGATTACGCATAGAAATCGATACACACACCGAAGGTGCTATCAATACAATATAACACCACATCAAGGCGGCAGTGTACGACTTACACATACTGTGCATTGTGGAATATAATTTAGATTTAGTAAGCATACATATCTTATCTTGCACTACGCATCTAATATTTCCTCCATATCGTTCCCTCGTCTCTCATCACTTTTTTGTGTCGGCAAAACCTACGGCCAAAAAACATGGAATTGCAAGTCAAGTACATGATTCACTCTCAACAAACTTGAATCTTAAGTAAAAAATTAGAAGGCCATGATTAAAGTTCACTTAATGATAGTCAGCTGTCGATAAAGAAGGAGAAACTAAAACCCCACCAATACGACAAATACCAAAGggaaaaagaagaagaggaaaTGAAAAAAGAGAACACACAAAGATATCTAAATGCAGCACAGATTTTAAAAGAGATACATTTCCCAACCTTATTGTAAAACCTTGCCACCACTTGCCAATTGAACTCAATTTTTCAGGCTCATCACCATATGTAGTTGCCCAAAACTATTCTGTTGTACTATAGTATAAATAAAGGAGGTGTTGAGGACGGGGAGCGACACATGCTTAATCCTTCGTCCTTATCAAGTCAGTCTTTTATTAGTTCGAGCGTCTCTCTGTCCTTATCAAGTCACTCTTTTATTAATTTGAGTGTCTCTTAGATTAAACAtcctttatatatatatatatatatatatatatatatatatatatatatatatatattatatatatatatatatatatatatatatatatatatatatatatatatatatatatatatatatatatatatatatatatatatatatatatatatattatatatatatatatatatatatatatatatatatatcatcCTAATCATTAACATCTCCGCTCAGAGCACACATTCTTACATAAGGGATTATTAAATTTAACCTCACTTCTTAGATTTTGGAGAATAAACTATCAATTCCTAGAACGGTTGTTACATTTTAGGAATACCGTTCCATACTACTGGAGCTATAAATACATCAATATAAATGTATAATGATAATAAAGACAACCTAACAACAACGGATTTAGATAACACCACCCTTATTCACCAGTGTCACACTTTTGTATTTTTAGCAAATACATATTCTACTAGAATTCAATATCAAAATTTGTATTTGGTTGATTTGACTTGTTTGAAACAATTCCAGGTAGATAAATAGTTACAAGAGAAATTAAATATATCTTAAAATGAGAATAAAATGAAATGTATAGATTATACATGATTATGCTATTAAAGAGAATTGACCAAAAATTAAGCAATCAATGATTAATGATTAGAATGATGGCTCAACATATCAATTAACATATGTGTGATATTGACATATCAAATATTTCTCTATAACTCCCCTCAATTTGGAGTGGGAGGGTTATTAGCCTCCAATTTTACTTGCAAGTCATGAAATTAATGCAATTCAAATAAAGTGACAATTCATTTCTACATGTTTTGTTCTTTCGTGATAAACCATATTGACAACTAAATGTAATGCAACTTGATTGTCACATTGAAGTAGTGTAAGTGAATCATATTTGACTTATAAACAAACTAATAAGTTACGTAACTAAATGATCTCACTTGTAGCATGCACCATTGTACGATATTCAATCTCACTATAATGGCGAGATAAATGTCTTGATTCTTAGTTTTCCATGAGACGATGTATTCTCCGAGCTTCATAAAATAGTACGAGGTTGTCTTCCTTGTAAGTGGACAAGATGGCCAATATGAGTCGGAGAAACCAACAAGTTCCAAGTTAATCTCCTTTGGAAATATAATCCCTTCCCTAGTGAAACATCAAATAACGAAGAACTCGCATAGATCCCTACCAATGAACTTGTAAAGGTTCCTGCATGAACTGACTTAGTACGTGGACCAAATAAATTTTTTCTGCTAGAGTGATGGTTAGATAAATCTGTCTTCCAACTAGTCTTCTATAACCTTTCTTCCTTTTCGACAATATATTCAACTCCCAATTATCATTTTCTTCCAAAGCTTTGAGATCTGTTAAGAATATGTTATCAATCAATTAGTATTGATTGATATTCAATTAGTCATAACTGTAACTGATATTATTTCCTATTGTATATTCCCTATTTGCATATAAATATACACCATGTGTGATCATATTAGACACACAGAGATACAATTACAATATGGTATCTAGAGCTGGTTGACCTACTGTCTTCcacaaaataaaaatatttttttttctttttctttccgGCCACCCACAGCGCCGTCGCCGTCTCCGCCGCTCCTGTCGACTTTTCGGCGAGATTCCTATACGCCGGAACCGTCTCCTACAGATCGGCCAGATTCACTGCCTTCCGCCGCTGCACGCGTCCGCACACGTCTCTCCTTCATCGCACGTGAATCTCACGCGCCGGACAATCAGCCGCGCATCCGTTGCCCCCGGCCGTCGCCGTTTTTCCAGATCTGCTCTCGGTTTTTCGTTCCGAGCCATCAAATATCATGGGAGATACCGATTCCATCATGTTTACTAAAATTCCACTTATTCCGTGTGAGAAACTGACCGGAACAACCAACTACAACATATGGGCTGGTGCTGTCAAGATGTGGTTTCACGGTCAGGGATATGAGGATCACTTAACTACAAAAGCCGATACTATTCTCGCCGCCAAACGCGATAAGTGGAAACAAACCGATGCTTCTCTATGCACTGTGTTATGGTTTTCTATAGCAACTAATCTCCAAGCACAATACCAAGCCTATACCACTTGCTACGAGGTTTGGGAAAAGGCCAAGAAAGTCTTCTCAAATGATGTCCATAATCTTTACAGTGTCATCACCAAACTCCGCTCTTTGAAATTGGAGAATATGGATATGCAAGGCTATCTGACTCAGCTTGACGCGTTAAAGGCAAATTTCACAACCTTAATGCCCTTTACAAAAGATGCAACAACTTATGCTGAACAACAAAGTAAGTATTTCATGGTCATGGCACTTGCTGGACTGCCATCTGAACTTGATTCCGTTCGGAATCAGATTTTATCAGGTACCAACGTTTCTAACTATGAAGCAGTTAGTGAACAATTGTTACGTTTGGCTACACCTCATGCTTTTGGACCGGTCCCTACTTCCTCTCCCACTGAATCATCTGCTCTTGCTTCCCACTATCACGGTCGTGGTGGACGAACCGGTGGACGTCAAAGTATTCGTTGTAACTATTGCAATCGTTACGGTCACATTGAAGCCGATTGTCGTACAAAGGCAAGAGAACAACAACGACAACCACAGATCGCTGCTGTTGCTCAACCGGATATCACTAAAGATGTCACTATTCCCGCCACTGATTACAATGATTTCCTCCAATACAAAGCAGCccatcaacaatcatcatctgCCGCTGTTGCTCAGTCGGGTAATCCTGTAGCTTTTGTCTCTACATCTTCACTTGGTCCTTGGGTCCTTGACTCTGGTGCATCTGATCATATGACTGGTAATAAATCTCTTTTATCTCATTTGTCTTATTCTGATTCTTTGCCTTCTGTCACTGTGGCGGATGGTTCTAAAGCCAAAGTTCAAGGCCTTGGTGAGGCACATCCACTTCCAAACTTGTCTTTAGGGTCTGTCCTTTACATTCCTGGTTGTCCCTTTAATCTAATATCTGTTCACAAGCTTATTCGTACTCTTGATTGTTCAGTTCTTTTTAATGCTAATTCTGTTCATATCCAGGATCGACGTACAGGACGGACGATTGGAGCAGGGAGTGAAGCTGGAGGATTATATCATCTTTCTCCACCGGTGGCCTGTGCTTCTATTGCTTCTCAAGAACTCACACATCAACGTTTGGGTCACCCTAGTCAAAATAAAATGCGTCTTTTAGTTCCTAGTCTTTCTAAGCTTTCTTCTTTTGAGTGTCAGTCCTGTCAATTAGGCAAACATACTCGTAGTACTTATTGTCAACGAGTAAATAAAAGTGTTGCATCaccttttgctttagttcactCTGATATTTGGGGTCCTAGTCGTGTGAAGTCTACTTTAGGATACTATTACTTTGTAACGTTCATC includes:
- the LOC127074707 gene encoding 26S proteasome non-ATPase regulatory subunit 4 homolog, translated to MVLEATMICIDNSEWMRNGDYSPSRFQAQSDAVSLICGAKTQSNPENTVGVLTMAGKGVRVLATPTSDLGKILACMHGLEIGGEMNLAAGIQVAQLALKHRQNKKQQQRIIVFSGSPVKYEKKMLEMIGRKLKKNSVALDIVNFGEDDEGKTEKLEALLAAVNNNDSSHMVHVPPGPNALSDVLISTPIFTGDGEGGSGFAAAAAAASAGGVSGYDFGVDPNLDPELALALRVSMEEERARQEAAAKKAAEDASKQEKGGEQQAVSQDATMTEQTSTAASEVGTKTDDMMDDENALLQQALAMSMDDPAASHDVKDADMSEAATDDPELARAFQLSVSDPPNDTVGRLLADQSFVSSILASLPGVDPNDPSVKDLLASMQNQSESQKKNDEERPNEEDKK